A single Pseudomonas putida DNA region contains:
- a CDS encoding hydrolase: protein MLIEHRKATLLVVDIQEKLIGAMSDPQGTGDRARWLLAACADLELPVVISEQYPKGLGHTLATLLAAAPAAEVVEKTHFSCVAAECLPASLMAREQVIVCGMETHVCVLQTVLGLLALGKQVFVVEDACDSRTPANKAAGLARMRQAGAQVVTREMVLFELMGSASHPQFRHISKTYMVGEQP, encoded by the coding sequence ATGCTGATCGAACATCGCAAGGCCACGCTGCTGGTCGTCGACATCCAGGAAAAACTCATCGGCGCCATGAGCGACCCGCAAGGCACCGGCGACCGCGCGCGCTGGTTGCTGGCCGCCTGTGCCGACCTGGAGCTTCCGGTGGTGATCTCCGAGCAGTACCCCAAAGGTCTGGGCCATACCTTGGCAACACTGCTCGCCGCGGCCCCGGCTGCCGAGGTGGTGGAAAAGACCCACTTCTCCTGCGTGGCCGCCGAGTGCCTGCCTGCCAGCCTGATGGCCCGCGAGCAGGTGATCGTCTGCGGCATGGAAACCCACGTCTGCGTGCTGCAGACCGTGCTCGGCCTGCTGGCCCTGGGCAAACAGGTGTTCGTGGTCGAGGATGCCTGCGACAGCCGCACGCCGGCCAACAAGGCCGCGGGGCTGGCACGCATGCGCCAGGCCGGGGCGCAGGTGGTGACGCGGGAAATGGTGTTGTTCGAACTCATGGGCAGCGCCAGCCACCCGCAGTTCCGCCATATCAGCAAGACCTACATGGTCGGTGAACAGCCCTGA